One window of the bacterium genome contains the following:
- a CDS encoding chemotaxis protein CheW — METAVSKKQTAGKYLTFRFDREEYGIEILRVCEIIGMMDVTRVPHTADYILGVINLRGKVIPVINLRRKFGLPDVEVTNLTCIIVIDVHHVQIGIVVDEVSEVIDIHSEEIENAPEFGSALDTSIIQGIGKVKERVIILLEIEKVLQWNREELDTEVLTAIPNSI; from the coding sequence ATGGAAACAGCAGTCAGTAAAAAACAGACCGCAGGCAAGTATCTTACTTTCCGGTTTGACCGTGAAGAGTATGGAATCGAGATCCTGCGAGTATGTGAAATCATCGGTATGATGGATGTTACCCGAGTACCACATACTGCCGACTACATATTAGGTGTGATTAATCTTCGCGGAAAAGTGATTCCGGTGATAAATTTACGCCGGAAATTCGGACTACCCGACGTCGAAGTTACAAATCTGACCTGCATCATTGTTATCGACGTTCATCATGTTCAAATCGGTATTGTTGTCGATGAAGTTTCTGAAGTGATCGACATTCACTCAGAAGAGATCGAGAATGCCCCGGAATTTGGTTCAGCTCTTGATACATCGATTATTCAAGGCATCGGCAAAGTGAAAGAGCGAGTAATTATCCTGTTGGAAATCGAAAAGGTGCTACAGTGGAATCGTGAAGAATTGGATACTGAAGTACTGACAGCTATTCCCAACAGCATATAA
- a CDS encoding chemotaxis protein CheW produces the protein GQVLRNIQALRGAVEVHSTDGKGTTITLRLPLTLAIIDGMLLQAGSERYILPTLSMVEALSLTEENVSSISGRSEMIKFRGNLLPMIRLGNVFNIPDAVTDIRKGTAIVVEDGDQRVALFTDTLLGQQQVVIKNLGEAMKDVNGIAGGAILADGRIGLIIDVPGFIIMARG, from the coding sequence GGGACAGGTTCTGCGGAACATTCAGGCATTGCGCGGCGCAGTTGAAGTTCATTCTACCGATGGAAAAGGCACCACGATAACGCTTCGTCTCCCGTTAACTCTGGCGATTATCGACGGGATGTTGCTACAAGCGGGAAGCGAACGTTACATCCTCCCAACCCTTTCAATGGTAGAAGCATTGTCACTCACCGAAGAAAATGTAAGTTCCATTTCCGGCCGCAGTGAAATGATAAAGTTTCGCGGTAACTTGTTGCCGATGATTCGACTCGGAAACGTCTTCAATATCCCCGATGCAGTCACCGACATTCGCAAAGGAACCGCAATCGTAGTTGAAGATGGCGACCAACGGGTTGCATTATTCACCGACACGTTGTTAGGACAACAACAAGTCGTGATTAAGAACTTAGGTGAAGCAATGAAAGATGTCAACGGAATCGCTGGTGGAGCTATCCTTGCCGACGGTCGGATCGGACTCATCATCGATGTCCCCGGTTTCATTATCATGGCACGCGGTTAA